Proteins encoded together in one Bacteroidota bacterium window:
- a CDS encoding NTP transferase domain-containing protein, producing MKGMILAAGEGRRLRPLTNNKPKALVEIKGVSLLEILIKKFIQFEITDIVINTCYLANQIEEFLTKHKNFGINIQLSKEDVLLDTGGGIKQAGKLLGQEEDILVHNVDIISNIDFNKLSDFHQASNGIASLAVSHRQGSRYFLFNEQKHLCGWTNVSTKEEKISKSDGILHKIAFSGIQIISPKLFQYMPSEKVFSLVDLYLHVCKYEKIMAYEHNASDWYDVGKIQDIEFIKQNVMF from the coding sequence ATGAAAGGAATGATTTTAGCAGCCGGAGAAGGCAGACGATTGCGTCCATTAACAAATAACAAACCCAAAGCTCTTGTTGAAATAAAAGGTGTAAGCTTACTGGAAATACTGATCAAAAAATTCATCCAATTTGAGATTACAGATATTGTTATAAACACCTGTTATCTAGCTAATCAAATAGAAGAGTTCCTCACTAAACACAAAAATTTTGGAATCAATATTCAGCTTTCTAAAGAGGATGTATTACTTGATACAGGTGGCGGAATAAAGCAAGCAGGAAAGCTTCTGGGGCAAGAAGAAGACATTCTAGTACATAATGTAGATATTATCTCTAACATTGATTTCAACAAACTATCCGATTTTCATCAAGCATCGAATGGCATTGCATCACTTGCTGTTAGCCATAGGCAAGGATCGAGGTATTTTTTATTCAACGAACAAAAACATCTTTGCGGATGGACTAATGTGAGTACAAAAGAAGAAAAAATTTCGAAATCTGATGGAATTCTACACAAAATAGCTTTCAGTGGCATTCAAATAATTTCACCAAAATTGTTTCAATATATGCCATCTGAAAAGGTCTTTTCATTGGTGGATCTATATCTCCACGTCTGCAAATACGAAAAGATTATGGCTTACGAACATAATGCAAGTGATTGGTATGATGTCGGAAAAATCCAGGATATTGAGTTTATTAAGCAAAATGTTATGTTTTAG
- a CDS encoding phosphotransferase enzyme family protein, whose protein sequence is FLPNPGRLKEFKELTGNNQEVINYLSPLDEVQQFINQVEGIVSCSIQNYLDRKFNHLMISFGCTGGQHRSVYCANQLAKHFADNKHINLELRHVEMEIQQKI, encoded by the coding sequence GTTTTTTACCTAATCCGGGGCGATTGAAAGAATTCAAAGAATTAACAGGAAACAATCAGGAAGTAATCAATTACTTAAGTCCTCTTGATGAAGTTCAACAATTTATCAATCAAGTCGAAGGCATAGTTAGCTGCAGTATTCAAAATTATCTGGATCGAAAATTCAATCATCTCATGATTTCATTTGGATGTACGGGCGGGCAGCATCGATCCGTTTATTGCGCGAATCAGTTGGCCAAACACTTTGCTGATAACAAGCATATTAATCTCGAATTAAGGCATGTTGAAATGGAAATTCAACAAAAAATCTGA